Proteins from one Plasmodium gaboni strain SY75 chromosome 4, whole genome shotgun sequence genomic window:
- a CDS encoding putative peptidase, M22 family, which translates to MKNVSTHIAIYLFCCIFLIHDLCYTFKIDNIPIKNNKFSDIFQRAVKNINKHLNKKNVNYDICKYRKIPNILLQTNNCKKKKKSNYIVGIENTCDDTCISVIDTNLNIIKNVIISHYKVVHSYEGVYPFFISSLNSLFLKHYVNKILDNIDPKHVICYGFSSCPGIAKNMEAAKNYIGEKKKQNENIKISAVNHIFAHILSPLFFNFYNDKNTYTNSDEYKNENIKADEKDDKIYLNISESIKNDEEHKNKIKNVLEVLNKNIITQEKLTNLIEDDFFTYGSYVLNRIKKKKQEENILNDKKINNTEAKNESQENKDTNNEPMNIIQTEYLKDGYLCILVSGGSTDVYKVQKDTKNAINVCKISTTMDITIGDVIDKVTRLLELPVGLGGGPFLEKEAQKYIKNLKCAYNENIQNDPFQPFPNPFSTNNIIDFSFSGIFNHMSKIIKKLKSEKSFEKEKARYAYYCQKNIFHHLLKQVNKIMYFSELHFNIKNVFIVGGVGCNNFLFQSLKDMAAKRDNEENQIKEYNRLKKRLRKKMKKINDENLSVLKISKESLKSDHDYNSSLSWNIYLKNLLKKRKSEDILSTFKLFNFDDFIKLKQQGSFLLDDTVLKKNTNPWSIYKTPLNLSRDNAAMIAFNTFLNLHNKINVYDDTSDIDIKTTVKTKLENNFLLLSDIIIFDVMLQYYDNNKG; encoded by the exons atgaaaaatgtAAGTACTCATATTgctatatatttattctgttgtatatttttaattcatgatttatgttatacatttaaaatTGATAATATCCCAATAAAGAATAACAAATTTAGTGATATTTTTCAGAGAGcagtaaaaaatataaataaacatcttaacaaaaaaaatgtaaactatgatatatgtaaatatagaaaaattCCCAATATTCTGTTACAAACAAATAATTGtaagaaaaagaaaaaatcGAATTATATAGTTGGAATAGAAAATACATGTGATGATACTTGTATTAGTGTTATTGATACcaatttaaatataattaaaaatgttattatttccCACTATAAAGTTGTGCATAGTTATGAAGGTGtatatcctttttttataagttCTTTAAATAGTTTATTCTTAAAACATTATGTCAACAAGATATTAGATAATATAG atCCTAAACATGTTATCTGTTATGGCTTTAGTTCCTGTCCAGGGATAGCCAAAAATATGGAAGCAgcaaaaaattatataggagaaaaaaaaaaacaaaatgaaaatatcaaaataaGTGCTGtaaatcatatatttgCCCATATTCTTTCACCActattttttaatttttataatgataaGAATACGTACACAAATAGtgatgaatataaaaatgaaaatatcAAAGCAGATGAAAAGGATGacaaaatttatttaaacaTTTCAGAAAGcataaaaaatgatgaggagcataaaaacaaaataaaaaatgttctagaagttttaaataaaaatattatcacaCAAGAAAAATTAACAAATTTGATTGAGGACgatttttttacatatgGGTCATATGTACTAAACagaataaagaaaaaaaaacaagaagagaatatattgaatgataaaaaaataaataatactGAAGCAAAAAATGAGAGTCAGGAAAATAAGGATACAAATAATGAACCAATGAATATCATACAAACGGAATATTTGAAGGATGGTTATCTTTGTATTTTAGTTTCAGGAGGTAGTACAGATGTTTACAAAGTTCAGAAAGATACAAAGAATGCTATTAATGTTTGTAAAATATCTACAACAATGGATATAACTATTGGTGATGTTATTGATAAGGTTACAAGACTCCTCGAACTTCCTGTTGGTTTAGGTGGAGGACCATTTCTTGAAAAAGAAGcacaaaaatatataaaaaatttaaaatgtgcatataatgaaaatattcaaaatgATCCTTTTCAACCTTTTCCTAATCCTTTTTCAactaataatataattgaTTTTTC CTTTTCTGGAATTTTCAATCACATGagtaaaataataaaaaaattgaaaagTGAAAAATCATTTGAAAAGGAAAAAGCAAGATATGCGTACTATTGCcagaaaaatatattccatcatttattaaaacaagtgaataaaataatgtattTTTCAGAACTccattttaatataaaaaatgtatttataGTTGGGGGAGTTGGCtgtaataattttttatttcaaaGTTTAAAAGATATGGCTGCAAAACGGGACAATGAAgaaaatcaaataaaagaatataatcGTTTAAAAAAACGATTAAggaagaaaatgaaaaaaattaatgatGAAAACTTGTCtgtattaaaaatttcAAAAGAGAGTCTCAAAAGTGATCATGATTATAATTCTTCCTTGTCatggaatatatatttaaaaaatcttttaaagaaaaggaaaagTGAAGACATTCTATCAACattcaaattatttaattttgaTGACTTTATAAAATTGAAACAACAAGGAAGTTTTTTATTAGATGATActgttttaaaaaaaaatacaa aTCCTTGGAGTATTTACAAGACCCCTTTAAACCTTAGTAGGGACAATGCTGCAATGATAGCCTTCAACACCTTTTTAaatttacataataaaat TAATGTTTATGACGACACGTCAGATATCGACATAAAAACTACAGTTAAAACAAAATTGGAGAATAATTTTCTACTTTTATCggatataataatttttgaTGTAATGCTACAATATTATGACAATAATAAGGGATGA
- a CDS encoding hypothetical protein (conserved Plasmodium protein, unknown function), with protein MLIIYIYFLVCSIIIRDVKTRISYDEIISFNNLNEKNVLTYYSYDDNSDKCYMWYYFKEDFFEIYYLKDEYNIIKKKQRDLIDEEDVSRTEMCNNNNNNNNNNIIDYKYNTFLENPNNINSWIISDNICCKEILIFIDKKKVNCNKSLSSFIIRVNNNNNKKKKKKEEEEEDEGEKSYISVEYNVNSHIYMINNIIITYGNKTEKRPLYILTDNNKKINYSKNDIFDIYYNTEYVDYIKILFNKVGGYHELHIKTKDKKIGKTKIFIILRNKCKHIFITILLYIYEHLFLLPNNTYVIPGNNIKLVLRKKNYNQEYYEKKEKINNCLYIFVKNKNIFKTYNIQPLKMKTNIYKSNYLNNDSKNKYNDVSLYYDDYPKKNSHLYNDEVKRSEYEPEKLSFYHYYKYIEFIKYKQYKEHIKLMQCLKEYHITNFENKYKIMPSDEYDIIQNDVIQIKNIYNNNNNNNDDDDNKIKIHVIIKNEQNNQTFSSFLYLYHVHHINIDCFYPNYIISQHMIEYDINKKNKNTQTQNKKKLYEQDPLIYIEMLYLKYHFFYKHYYYFNNYYIHRYFKIYRNNTTNQEGEQKKGIHEDKINLLANTKYLCFIKLVSDNIKENIYYNNLINSYDNKISNWIITPIKKNNFNMFIMYTFEEQLAKLFLTCNYIKKSNFLQISYNQYEPVKKYITYSSKIKCYIKEDILMSTLYIVPDEKIYYICYGGIKNSYIIKIFNKYDFIHVHVNDKMISIQLKKNNKHEKQNIKERHKKKDYSNDKKKYLNYSHNKKYNDLLYLIVIQFCDQYNINNCFISKIYIIQNIHHYYIILEKNTIEINHTTKAYVYMYYDISKAYKETKYSLFKYAHNNNKKNKGLNIIHNNHKKRNDKIDETRKKKKKKKNYYDDNNKYDMYNNIYNKNDINHINSSHLIPLTFCFYKIHNNIIINFDKTYTDITTNVIKYSKETDEKYKNSCGYFYIKGKKKGKTKIEIKYIKDKYIEYNSFILNLDIYNKINALFCVDFVCSKYIKHNQLIHLIIYDGFNKKIPYEINISSEDDNNKYIIIKENKILNKLFNIKGNLLFHNLFLDEQFSSIFQSQFYKHIYNPKKHNYKNVCCDMKYIKKKNNDYSEDNNDSDDDTYLYEQFIIFSDKDTNFYPIKLYNRKLFEYDFIFNYAFKEKSKKKIIININKNINQNDNQNINQNDNQSDNRDNNMNYLCSCSKYSNVLLRQRNYYKNKKQKKENISNDMYNNTYSDIISYYDNFVYVQKYYFIYGMYEKKNDITSNIIIQMKEKQNKNINSTNFFPVHIKYPSSIQMVIFDKHLKKLYSIQDITFDNNNNNNIQDIQDIQDIYYHQTCNPCNFNILSLYNNHNYFFKTFLIDDKENVILTNENFKYTLKPYLINLHPLCYKNKSHYLENEQNIKKIIINTNKRILLNHTFKKNYKNLYKYNNTNNQHVNINNYYPSFLFSFSFLSLTVEYKYIKEKETYIYEKELFITFYDQIYINTQTHLYLFYSSLVYYKIYICNIHKDFILDYDFKGKYNNQINIIFNNENINDNSFIQNILSHMKKYKESYIIKEIDMVTKTDISTNNNCSSLYINSTHINQGILYIYNNNKFFFEIKPSNINISFNEISKIKISLSSSFYNMKDSIILRLEFFNKYNQKFSHQMPLQLFKIKLLYNYKKINLNLIQNGYKNSNYNMIKNIKSLFIKKNKENKENRENKEKIKDEEEDMIFSDLFYYVDCQIVGTYYIQIELTYNNQENNNKTYKYKSIISNMAYLLVYSPGKLLHDYYEEKQLAEIEKKKKKKKKKDKNIKQKHIQKYNDDNNSNIIKNVIGNFINNIIQNFINDKTEEPNKLIMNEQNNNHNIAHILLHPLNQSIQLHFKFDHPYIYKILCVSKNYSVVVPTILYENNNKNKEKQYRCLIKTNNIVGNTEIHIYPIFIDYFNIFLLQIKNYKKEKQFVSLQKYDLHFHDIETYYINFCKYKSNHPICIQSEELRIMRRLYFLQVHINLDYITSVRFINEQSENTLYVPLKKRFYTFLIFLNKTEDIFQHIDFKAMYEKNSNEKFFILEYFADTDSIVLNDKRECVTLNIRTCFSQHQKNEEKNNGIFEKGHSIIQSNNDNIDKHTSTNKKYNKILKVLKNSSDTFLSIKAYKEGNYVLYVKLFRDNNNNNNIIVSKKYNIVVTNNIHEEKKYRPTIQLSTSSIYNVYKPFHLFKMFQIYNLSHIEKIKTPQYYECTYFSSHYYINKNNISHKKGIIKIKINISHIYSATIKNYYTKYIPLNVIQYFYIHLYNKNMQNISFPSNGKLILNISHPNILDTIIMNNSHIYIIPNKIGCSFINIHFVLYTNYKEYVKTDQQNRKIIYIDNLHLCVVNSMKLKHFQKKNHNLYYPKKTYQLLKGYNHEFSMQPYICLKNVIKKTNKQNFLPYILNKTNFSHMYKYYEKTRFIKNINDYLLQPVHKHYSIINDHCTFIKT; from the coding sequence atgctcatcatttacatttattttttagtGTGCTCGATTATTATAAGAGATGTAAAAACACGAATTTCATATGATGAGattatatcttttaataacttgaatgaaaaaaatgtattaacatattataGTTATGATGATAATTCTGATAAGTGTTATATGTGgtattattttaaagaggatttttttgaaatatattatttaaaagatgaatataatataataaagaaaaaacaaagaGATCTAATTGACGAGGAGGATGTTAGCAGGACAGAAATGTGCAAcaataacaataataataataataataatatcattgattataaatacaataCATTCTTAGAAAATCCTAATAATATCAACTCATGGATTATTAGTGACAATATTTGTTGTAAggaaatattaatttttatagataaaaaaaaagttaatTGTAACAAATCGTTATCCTCATTTATCATAAGagtaaataataataataataaaaaaaaaaaaaaaaaagaagaagaagaagaagatgaAGGAGAAAAGAGTTATATTTCGGTTGAATATAATGTAAACAgtcacatatatatgataaataatattattataacatatgGTAATAAAACTGAGAAAAGACCCTTATATATTCTTAcagataataataagaaaattaaTTATTCTAAAAACgatatatttgatatatattataatacaGAATATGttgattatataaaaatattatttaataaagtGGGAGGATATCATGAATTACATATAAAGAcaaaagataaaaaaataggTAAGACAAAaatctttattatattaagaaataaatgtaaacatatatttattactattctgttatatatatatgaacatttatttttacttcctaataatacatatgtCATACCaggaaataatataaaattagttttaagaaaaaaaaattataatcaagaatattatgaaaaaaaagaaaaaatcaataattgtttatatatatttgtaaaaaacaaaaatatttttaaaacttataatatacaacctttaaaaatgaaaacaaatatatataaatcgaattatttaaataatgattctaagaataaatataatgatgtatctttatattatgatgattatccaaaaaaaaattctcATCTATACAATGATGAAGTGAAAAGATCTGAATATGAACCTGAAaaattatctttttatcattattataaatatattgaatttataaaatataaacaatataaagAACATATAAAGCTTATGCAGTGTCTAAAAGAATATCATATAACaaattttgaaaataaatataaaattatgcCTAGTGATgaatatgatataattcaaaatgatgtaatacaaataaaaaatatatataataataataataataataatgatgatgatgataataaaatcaaaatacatgttataataaaaaatgaacaaaacAATCAAACCTTTTCCTCATTcctttatttatatcatgtacatcatataaatatagattGCTTTTATCctaattatattatatcacAACACATGATAgaatatgatataaataaaaagaataagAATACACAGacacaaaataaaaaaaaattatatgaacaagatccattaatatatatagaaatgttatatttgaaatatcattttttttataaacattattattattttaataattattatatacatcgatattttaaaatatatagaaataatacTACAAATCAGGAAGgagaacaaaaaaaagggATACATGAAGacaaaataaatttgtTAGCAAATACCAAATATCtttgttttattaaattagtaagtgataatataaaagaaaatatatattataataatttaataaattcatatgacaataaaataagtaATTGGATTATAACTcctataaaaaaaaataattttaatatgttcATTATGTATACATTTGAAGAACAGCTAGctaaattatttttaacatgtaattatataaaaaaatcaaattttttacaaatatcatataatcAATACGAACCAgttaagaaatatattacatattcttcaaaaataaaatgttatattaaagaagatatattaatgtCTACTCTTTATATTGTTCCAGATGAAAagatttattatatatgttatggaggtattaaaaatagttatattataaagatatttaataaatatgatttTATTCATGTACATGTAAATGATAAAATGATTTCAATccaattaaaaaaaaataacaaacatgaaaaacaaaatataaaagaaagacataaaaaaaaagattatagtaatgataaaaagaaatatcTTAATTATTcacataataaaaaatataatgatttgttatatttaatagTTATACAATTTTGTGatcaatataatattaataattgttttatttcaaaaatatatataatacaaaatatacatcattattatattatattagaaaaaaatacaatCGAAATAAATCATACAACCAAAGCGTATGTCTACATGTATTATGATATAAGTAAAGCTTATAAAGAAACAAAATATAGTTTATTCAAATATGcacataataataataaaaagaataaaggtttgaatataatacataataatcacaaaaaaagaaatgataaaatagatgaaacaagaaaaaaaaaaaaaaaaaaaaaaaattattatgatgataataataaatatgatatgtataataatatatacaataaaaatgatatcaatcatataaatagtTCCCATCTTATTCCTCTAacattttgtttttataaaatacacaataatataattattaattttgaTAAAACATATACAGATATAACTACGaatgttataaaatattcaaaagagacagatgaaaaatataaaaattcttgtggttatttttatataaaaggaaaaaagaaaggaaaaaccaaaatagaaataaaatatataaaagacaaatatatagaatataatagtttcatattaaatttagatatatataataaaataaatgcTTTGTTTTGTGTAGATTTTGTATGtagtaaatatattaaacataatcaattaattcatttaataatttatgatggttttaataaaaaaataccatatgaaataaatatttcttctgaagatgataataataaatatataataataaaagaaaataaaatattaaataaattatttaatataaaaggtaatttattatttcacAATTTATTTCTTGATGAACAATTTTCATCTATATTCCAATCACaattttataaacatatatataatccAAAAAAACACAACtataaaaatgtatgttgtgatatgaaatatataaaaaaaaaaaataatgattaCAGTGAAGACAATAATGATTCAGATGATgatacatatttatatgaacaatttattatattctcAGATAAAGATACAAATTTTTATCCTATCAAATTGTATAACAGAAAATTATTTGAGtatgattttatttttaattatgcatttaaagaaaaatcaaaaaaaaaaataataataaatattaataaaaatattaatcaaaatgataatcaaaatattaatCAGAATGATAACCAAAGTGACAATCgagataataatatgaattatttatgttCATGTAGTAAATATTCTAATGTGTTACTTCGTcaaagaaattattataaaaataaaaaacagaaaaaagaaaatatatccaatgatatgtataataatacatatagtgatattatatcatattatgataattttgtatatgtgcaaaaatattattttatttatggtatgtatgaaaaaaaaaatgatattacatcaaatattataatacaaatgaaagagaaacaaaacaaaaatattaacagCACTAATTTCTTCCCAGTACATATTAAATATCCATCTTCTATACAAATGGTTATTTTTGACAAGCATCTGAAGAAATTATATTCAATACAAGATATTACATTTgacaacaacaataataataatatacaagATATACAAGATATAcaagatatatattatcatcagACTTGTAATCCTTGcaattttaatattttgtcattatataataaccataattatttttttaaaaccTTTCTCATAGACGATAAAGAAAATGTCATATTGACtaatgaaaattttaaatatactCTCAAACCCTACTTGATAAATCTTCATCCCCTATgctataaaaataaatcgCATTATCTAGAAAATGAACAAAAcataaagaaaattattataaatacaaataaaagaatattattaaatcatacttttaaaaaaaattataagaacttatataaatataacaatacTAACAATCAACatgttaatataaataattattatccatcatttttattttcattctCATTCTTGTCCTTAACAGttgaatataaatatataaaagaaaaagaaacatatatatatgaaaaagaattattCATCACATTTTATgatcaaatatatataaatactcagacacatttatatttgttctATTCTTCGTTAGTTTattataagatatatatatgtaatatacATAAAGATTTTATTCTAGATTATGATTTTAAAGGcaaatataataatcaaataaatattatatttaacaatgaaaatataaatgacAATAGttttattcaaaatatattatcacatatgaaaaaatataaagaatcatatattattaaagaAATTGATATGGTCACAAAAACAGATATATCAactaataataattgttcttctttatatattaattcaacacatataaatcaaggtatattatatatatataataataataaatttttttttgaaataaaaccgtctaatataaatatatccTTTAACGaaatatcaaaaataaaaatctCCTTGTCCTcttcattttataatatgaaagattcaattattttaagactagaattttttaataaatacaatCAAAAATTTTCTCATCAAATGCCTTTACAACTcttcaaaataaaattattatataattataaaaaaattaatttgAATCTTATACAAAATGGATATAAGAATTctaattataatatgatcaaaaatattaaatctttatttataaaaaaaaataaagaaaataaagaaaatagagaaaataaagaaaaaataaaagacGAAGAAGAAGATATGATATTTTCGGATCTGTTTTATTATGTAGATTGCCAAATCGTAGgtacatattatatacaaatagaactcacatataataatcaagaaaataataataaaacatataaatataaatctaTAATATCTAATATGGCATATCTATTAGTATATTCACCTGGAAAATTATTACACGATTATTATGAAGAAAAACAACTTGCTgaaattgaaaaaaaaaaaaaaaaaaaaaaaaaaaaagataaaaatataaaacaaaaacatatacaaaaatataatgatgataataattcaaatataataaaaaatgttattggtaattttattaataatataatacaaaattttataaatgataaaacAGAAGAACCAAATAAACTAATAATgaatgaacaaaataataatcataatatagCACATATTTTGTTACATCCATTAAATCAAAGTATTCAATTACATTTTAAATTTGATCATCcttatatatacaaaatattatgtgtTTCAAAGAATTATTCTGTAGTAGTACCtactatattatatgaaaataataataaaaataaagaaaaacaaTATAGGTGTCTCATCAAAactaataatattgtaGGTAATACAgaaatacatatatatcCTATCTTTATAGATTATTTCAACATATTCttattacaaataaaaaattataaaaaagaaaaacaatTTGTTAGTCTTCAAAAATATGATTTACATTTTCATGATATTgaaacatattatattaatttttgtaaatataaaagtaatCATCCTATTTGTATACAATCAGAAGAACTCAGAATTATGCGTCGGCTCTATTTTTTACAAGTACATATTAATCTTGATTATATTACGTCTGTTCGATTTATAAATGAACAAAGTGAAAATACACTTTATGTTccattaaaaaaaaggttCTATACATTTCttatatttcttaataAAACTGAGGATATTTTTCAACACATAGATTTTAAAGCTAtgtatgaaaaaaattcaaatgaaaaattctttattttaGAATATTTTGCTGATACTGATTCTATTGTTTTAAATGACAAAAGAGAATGTGTCACGTTGAATATCAGAACATGCTTCTCACAACATCAAAAAAAcgaagaaaaaaataatggAATATTTGAAAAAGGTCATTCCATAATTCAATctaataatgataatatagATAAGCATACTtcaacaaataaaaaatataacaaaatattaaaagtaCTAAAAAATTCATCAGACACATTCTTATCTATTAAGGCATATAAAGAAGGtaattatgtattatatgtaaaattatttagagataataataataataataatattatagtatcaaaaaaatataatattgttgtaacaaataatatacatgaagaaaaaaaatatagacCAACCATACAGTTAAGTACGAGTTCAATTTATAATGTTTATAAACCTTTTCatctttttaaaatgtttcaaatatataatttgtcacatatagaaaaaattaaaacaccacaatattatgaatgtacatatttttcttctcattattatataaataaaaataatatttctcataaaaaaggaattattaaaataaaaatcaaTATATCACATATCTATAGTGCTACTATAAAGAACTATTATACAAAATACATACCATTAAATGTGatacaatatttttatattcatttgtataataaaaatatgcaaaatatttcatttcCATCAAATGGTAAACTTATTTTAAACATATCACATCcaaatatattagataCTATCATTATGAACAATAgtcatatttatattattccGAATAAAATAGGATGCtcatttattaatatacattttgttttatatacaaattataaagaatatgTTAAAACTGATCAACAAAATCgaaaaattatttacataGATAATTTACATTTATGTGTTGTAAACTCTATGAAACTAAAAcattttcaaaaaaaaaatcataaCTTATATTATCcaaaaaaaacatatcAACTATTAAAAGGATACAATCATGAATTTTCAATGCAACCATATATATGTctaaaaaatgttataaaaaaaacaaacaaacaaaattttcttccatatatattaaacaaaacaaatttttctcatatgtataaatattatgaaaaaacacgttttatcaaaaatataaatgattatTTACTTCAGCCGGTTCATAAACATTATTCTATAATTAATGATCATTGTACCTTCATCAAAACGTAA
- a CDS encoding putative U4/U6 small nuclear ribonucleoprotein PRP31, translating to MADSFLKDLEDLEFEDEEEEEENNVGEKAHFIKKSNNIIEDEDNDDYEEIVDAIEEFLNEKKKNKERKISELLYDDEFLKMMSDIKAYMFEEEQKKKEKDEQNEGEPNEDKPNEDEPNDDEPNDDEPNEDKPNDDEQIEELLNEREKKKNKINNIDDDNSYDDVMIENCMETILKIDTEILNIHKYVKDIYSTKFPELDSIVYNPVEYISVVNKIRNEVDLKNIDFSDILPNTTVMAITVASSMTTGICLSDNLLKSCISFCSEGLQLNEYRNIILLYLESKMFYLAPNVTMLLGSSLTARLISAVGSLKNLSITSSQNLIVIASTKKSLFGLSNIHKTLGIGILCCSEIVQSVPDAYKKKAISLLASKCSLAARIDYFKKYKEGQYGLLLRQNIISHLIKLQEPPPLKQKKILPMPDEKRKRKRGGKRYRKLKEKTQITELRKQINRLPFGPETTDDFYNFNDQNTMLLNSNITKLKYTNKQKNVIAKKRNLNVQSSGATGGLSSSLIFTPLQGIELYNPSLINTKNKQTENKYFSTTAEFRKI from the exons atg GCTGACTCATTTCTAAAAGATCTCGAAGATCTTGAATTTGAAGAcgaagaagaagaagaagaaaataatgtGGGTGAGAAAGCCCactttattaaaaaaagtaaCAATATAATTGAAGATGAAGATAATGATGATTATGAAGAGATTGTAGATGCTATTGAAGAATTTCTAAAtgagaagaaaaaaaacaagGAAAGGAAAATATCGGAATTGTTGTATGATGATGagtttttaaaaatgatgagTGATATAAAGGCGTATATGTTTGAAGAggaacaaaaaaaaaaagaaaaggatGAACAAAATGAGGGTGAACCAAATGAGGATAAACCAAATGAGGATGAACCAAATGATGATGAACCAAATGATGATGAACCAAATGAGGATAAACCAAATGATGATGAACAAATtgaagaattattaaatgagagagaaaaaaaaaaaaataaaataaataatattgatgaTGATAACTCCTATGATGATGTGATGATAGAAAACTGCATGGAAacaattttaaaaatagacactgaaatattaaatatacacaAATATGTAAAAGATATTTATTCAACAAAATTTCCAGAATTAGATTCTATAGTTTATAATCCTGTTGAATATATAAGTGTtgttaataaaataagaaatgaagttgatttaaaaaatattgattTCTCAGATATATTACCTAATACAACTGTTATGGCCATTACAGTTGCTTCTAGTATGACAACAGGAATATGTTTGTCtgataatttattaaaaagttGTATTTCATTTTGTAGTGAAGGATTAcaattaaatgaatatagaaatattatattattatatttagAAAGTAAAATGTTTTATCTGGCACCAAATGTAACTATGTTATTAGGTAGTTCTCTAACAGCACGTTTAATAAGTGCTGTGGGTTCTTTAAAAAACTTATCAATTACATCATCTCAAAATCTTATAGTTATTGCAAGTACAAAAAAATCATTATTTGGACTAAGTAATATACATAAGACTCTAGGAATAGGTATCTTATGTTGTTCAGAAATTGTTCAAAGTGTGCCAGATGcatataaaaagaaagCCATAAGTTTATTAGCTTCCAAATGTAGTTTAGCTGCTCGAAttgattattttaaaaaatataaagaagGACAATATGGATTATTACTTCgacaaaatattatatcacATCTAATAAAATTACAAGAACCACCACcattaaaacaaaaaaaaatattaccTATGCCtgatgaaaaaagaaaaagaaaaagagGTGGAAAAAGATATCgtaaattaaaagaaaaaacacAAATTACTGAATTAAGAAAACAAATCAATAGATTACCATTCGGTCCAGAAACAACAGATGATTTCtataattttaatgatCAAAATACAATGTTATTAAATTcaaatataacaaaattaaaatatacaaataaacaaaaaaatgttatagcaaaaaaaagaaatcTAAATGTTCAATCTAGTGGAGCCACAGGTGGTTTATCTTcttctttaatttttacTCCTCTTCAAGGAattgaattatataacCCTTCATTGattaatacaaaaaataagCAAACAGAAAATAAGTACTTTTCAACTACGGCTGAATTTAggaagatataa